DNA from Candidatus Polarisedimenticolaceae bacterium:
GACCGCGACCGGCGTCAGCCCGACCGTCGCGTCGGTGCCGAGAAGCACGCCCCCGCATCCCGCGGCCGCGGCCGTTCGGAGCACGGCTCCGAGATTACGGGGGTCCTCCACTCCATCCAGCACGACGGCGCACCCGAACGGATCCGATGCCACGGCCCGGACGATCTGCTCCGGCGTCACGTAGGGGATCGGGGACACGACGGCCGCCACCCCCTGGTGAACCGCCTTCGCTCCGGCCTTCTTGGCGAGGACTTCCCTCGGCAGGTGGGAGATCGGAACCCCGGCGTCCCTGGCCGCGCGGAGCACCCGCCCGAGAGCCTGCGCCTGTCCGCCGCGCGCGACGAGGATCCGGTCGATCGTCCGCCGTCCGGAAGCCAACGCCTCCAGGACCGGATGGACCCCGTAGATCAGCTCGGCGGCATCCGCGTCGCGGGTCACGCGGTCGCGGCCCGCGCCCGGCGGACCCGCTCTCCCAGGCCGGGAACCAAGCCGGGAAGCAGACGAGCGCCGAGCGCGATGACCGGGACCAGCCGGTCGAGCTCGGGCCCGTGCAGGTCTCCGGTCAGCGCCGCGCGAACGGGGTGGAACAGGGCCTTCCCTTTGAGTCCGGTGGCCCCCTTCACACGCTCCCGTGCGGCTTGCCAGGACTCGGTCGTGTCGGGCTCCCCGGCGGCGAACTCGCCCTCGAGCGCCGCCAGGACGCCGGCCGAAGCCGGATCCAAAAGGACCGTCCTCGCCTCGTCGGTCAGGGGAAACGTCTCCGCGAGAAAGACGGCGGCACACCGCGGCACCACCTGATCGAAGTGGGCGATCGACGGCCGGACGAGCTCCGCGATCCCCTCGACCCAGCGATCGACCTGGTCCGCCGGCCCCCCGGGAAGGCGCCCGGCCGCCTGGAGTGCCTCCCGCACCTCGCGGACGAGCCGGTCGGCCGGGAAGGAGTGGACGTGTTGCCCGGAGATCCACGAGAGCTTCGCGGGATCGAAGACCGCCGGGGAGCGTCCGACGCGATCGAGCTCGAACTCCGCGACCATCTCGGCGACGGAGACGATCGTGCGGTCGCCGCTGGGGGACCAGCCCATGAGGGCGAGCGCGTTGAGCAACGCCTCGGGGGGGTACCCCATGCGCCGGAACTCGGCGACCGAGGTCGCTCCATGGCGCTTGCTCAGTCGCTCACCGTCGGCGCCGCGCACCATCGGAAGATGGGCGAAGTCCGGGAGCGCGCCGCCCAGC
Protein-coding regions in this window:
- the rlmB gene encoding 23S rRNA (guanosine(2251)-2'-O)-methyltransferase RlmB; its protein translation is MTRDADAAELIYGVHPVLEALASGRRTIDRILVARGGQAQALGRVLRAARDAGVPISHLPREVLAKKAGAKAVHQGVAAVVSPIPYVTPEQIVRAVASDPFGCAVVLDGVEDPRNLGAVLRTAAAAGCGGVLLGTDATVGLTPVAVKASAGMAERIPVARDSRIPARLRDLAAAGAVVLGLDARGTSAWDTLELPGRVVVVAGGEERGLRRGVLDACHHRVAIPLEAGVESLNVSVAVAVVLFEAVRQRRRARRV
- the gltX gene encoding glutamate--tRNA ligase; amino-acid sequence: MSSSSRVRFAPSPTGSLHLGNARTALFNWLVARRTGGTFVLRIEDTDTEREQEGSEAGIFEDLRWLGLDWDEGPDRGGPFGPYRQSERGDHYRKATEHLLAGGRSYRCFCSEELLEADRKSHAGYSGRCREIDRADADRRAAAGEPHAVRFRTIPPKPTASDLVIRFQDRLRGEVTFPAVELGDPVLVRRDGRPTYNFAVVVDDLAMGITLVLRGDDHLSNTPRQVLLFRALGGALPDFAHLPMVRGADGERLSKRHGATSVAEFRRMGYPPEALLNALALMGWSPSGDRTIVSVAEMVAEFELDRVGRSPAVFDPAKLSWISGQHVHSFPADRLVREVREALQAAGRLPGGPADQVDRWVEGIAELVRPSIAHFDQVVPRCAAVFLAETFPLTDEARTVLLDPASAGVLAALEGEFAAGEPDTTESWQAARERVKGATGLKGKALFHPVRAALTGDLHGPELDRLVPVIALGARLLPGLVPGLGERVRRARAATA